The DNA segment TAAGATAAGAAGGTTTTATACAGATTTAATCGACTCTCAGAAATGATCTCCTAAACAACAAATTCAGTGAGATGAGAAGGATTTGGAGGAGAAAGTGGTTATATATGACCTATGCAGCTaaactacaaaataaatatGATTTAGTGATGCTGAgaaagaatatgaaataaaaatgtacgtGGCACATTTATATAGAGGTTAGTAAACACGCTTTAGCTACAAGCCATGCATTCATACTGTGCTGTGCTTCACTCTATAGACATAAAGCACTGTATATTAAATTTAGAATAaccaattcatttatttaaattttatcaAATCAGTGTTCGTTACTCTAAGTCTGACCAGAAAAGTGCCCTAATATTACTTTTACCACGAGGCTTAAAGCCTctcaggaagaaaacctcttcagacctgaggaaacacacagtcggatacaatctttcttttttatcaaTCAATAAGTAACTGaatgtcattttaatgttaaagtgctgaaaaatattaaatattctaAAATATGACAAATCATTCATGCTGACAatgctagcttagcttagcacaatTTCCggaaacaaaaggaaacatcTAGCGTGGCTCTGCTCAGTGCTAATTCCCACTTAGCTGTATTGTTATTGAAGCAGCCAATAAAACCAAGAATTTATGAATGAGTTTCATACTTGTCAGTTTTTTGAGTCAGTCAACTCTCAGGTCTCCTTGCTAAGCTACCTGGCTGTTAGCTCCATCTTTAGCGTAAAACATGAATAGCATCAGTTCTTTTACCTGACTCTCTGCAAGTGGTCAAGGCAaagatttaataataatagattggatttatatagcgctttacaatgccactattcattcactctcacattcacacactggtggaggcagctacggttgtagccacagctgccctggggcagactgacagaagccaggctgccatatcgcaccatcggcccctctggccaacaccagtaggcggtaggccaaggacacaacgaccaggacagagagcccagggatcgaaccggcgaccgtccggttacagatgcgcttcccaaccccctgagccacggtcgcccattGTGCATGTAACAATGGTCTCAATGGAGGCTCAAATGAGACTGATCCAGAATCATTTGGATCGGTCATGAGGGCAAAATTAATATTCAGTGACTAGTGATAAAaggttgctggaggttgatgGCTGGGAAAATGAGCCAAAAGCTCCGGTCACATGGGCCTAGAGACCTCTCAGTGAGCCCCGTTTTTTCCTTGCGACCCAAACATGCCTGAGAAAATATGTGTATTCCTTGACCGGTTGGCAAAAACGTAcatgtgattgctttggtcactagcatGCTGCCACACAGGTGGTGGTTTTGTATAATCTCTGAGTTATAGTGAAACCGTGAACAGTGTGACACAAACTGCAAACGTGGACCATTTTCCTTGAAAGTAAGTAAGTGCACCTCATTCTTTCGTTTTACTACCGCTCAGCTAATAGTTAGCAAGTGTTTACGGCCAAACTACATTCACACTGCTAACAAACAAAGCAACCACCAGGACAAGAAGAAGGTGCAGAACCTTCAATAGATTTCAACCAGCCAGAGCAGCGACTTACAGGAAACACTGCCGACTAGTTGGGGGATATACATTTTCTGATAGCAATCGGTGCTCGCTGCTGTTGTTTGGGggcttgtttgctttttttctttgtttaagacTCTACCAATTAAGGAGCACAGATTCAAATTCAGTGAATATCATACAGTCGGATAATGAAAAACCTCAACAGCCTATAAGGTAGCTGTCAGCAAAATTTCCCACCAACACCACCCCAAATGTTTccaccctctgtctctctcccaaaCTCGAAGTGACACACTCTTACTCCTGCAGGAAGCAGTGCATTGATCTGCAACCTGGGTGGCTTCATAATATgagaagcagctgtgtgtgtcctgtgtgcgtgtgcattaCAACAGTGCAGCAAAGCAGTTCGTTTACTGCttgattagtgtgtgtgtgctgtgcaaAATCATGTGTTTGTCCTTGTCTGTCCCTCAGGGAACCGTGTCAGGGTGGCCAGGTGAGCCTGAGCTCACTGCAGTATAATGAGCTATCTGTCTTCCTCGGTAATGCGGGTTGTCTCATTAGGAcacttgtgtctctgtgtggagACGGACGTTCAGGCTTGCTGACAGGCTCATTTGTAGACGGACAGACAGACACTTTTTGGGAAATATGCTCATTTGCTTCTGTCTGAGTAAACGTTCAACAGGCAACTGGCATAGCTTGAAACACATCCAGCACCTTTAATTGTTAGTGCATCCAGATAAAAAGccaaaagacaataaaataatttttaggtAGTTTCAGCTGTTTACGAACATGTTAAAGCTTTGAGTTTAGCATTTGTGTTATCTCGGTTTTGCTGATGTGATCACATTTGGAGGAAAAGGTGGAGCTCGGGGAGTTATCAGCTAGCACTAGTGCTGGCAGTGTTTAGCATCATTTAATATCAATTCACCATCATATTAAATGGGATTCTAATTTATAGCAAACTGGTTGAAGACTGAGTGGAAACCACTGGTCACTAGAAAATAAACAgtattccccaactggttgcATCTGGTTGAACCTAGTCACACATCACTGGTGTGAGTGGTTGCAGGAAGTTGCTAAATTGCCAACTGGTATACAGGTTTGCTTGTATTAAATTTGGTTGTTTTGGATTCTTTACGGCCAAAAAAGACACGGCTCAAAAGTGgtccttttactttaaaaatgatctttattttacatatcTGGGATATGGAGACCTGAACACACAACCCCAGGTCTGAAGCACAAACGGAAGCCTagatatttataataataataataataatttatataggTGCTCTCTACGTCACACCACACTTTAAGTTTCGATCAAAGACTCTGCTTAGTTTCACTTTCTGGCTGCACTCCTAGCTTGCATGGGGAATGGCAACTTGTCTACAAGCCTCGGCAACTACTCACTAAGTGGTTTCCAGTCAGCATCACACTTGGTCAAGCTTCACTACATGCGGCTGGGTTGTTTGCAGGTGACTGTGGCGACTGCCAGTAatctccagcaaccactcagcAACCAGTCAGGTAATACATACTCATTTGTCACTGACCAGTCTCTAAGCCCGTGACTGAGGCCTTAATGGACTAACAGAGTGGGACCGGACATCATTAATGTGACACATGCCAGTCGTTTGTTCCTAATGTCAGAAACGACACAAGCAGGCACTCTTCACATGAGAAATTGAGAAGAACTAACAGGACTGATGAATGCTGACTGTAATGGGGCCGCGTGTGGGGTAGACATCGCTCCAAGTACATCTGACTTTCAGTCTGAAGACAGAGCGCCTTTAAATTTAGACTTCACTTgttatttgcttttcttttattatgtaAGGTTGAGAAAAGGTCCTGATTTGGGCTACAGTGTATCCCACAAAGCTCCATCCTCTAGGTTTTCAAGATGGTGAGTTCAACTAAATCTAAAGGGAACAACATCATACACAGAGATCAAATATAAAAGATGGGTGTAGCCACGGTGACGTTGTCCACTGGCTGGTGGGAGCTCCGTCACTTACCTTTAAAACACAGTGGGAAAGGTCTGAAGATAGCAAATGTCTCAATTAGGCCTGTATCAAGGACCCCAGCTGTCACATGACGTTCAAATGTTGCTTTATTGTTTTCGACCTCACAGTGAGCTGGGTGTGTGTCCTCATGCCAGTGATACTGGTTCCCAGGATTTAAGCAAACGTAATTAGTGTGTGCAGTGGACCGAGGAAGGGTCAGTAAGCTGTGCAGAGCACTCCCAGAATCTAAAAGGATGAGATTATCCAATTAGCACACAAAATGTTTTAGAGCACCGATGAGGCAGATAAGTGTGTCTGTTTGGATTATCGATCAGGCTCATTGAAACAGTTCAGAGTTAAAGAAATGATAGAAGTTTTGATAGAGACACATTTATAACAGCTCAGTGCTGACGAGACCatctgttaggttttgtattggtgattgttatttatgcttagaaatatctactcatatatgcttagagttgtCATTTATgtctgaccacacacacacacacacacacacacacacacacacacacacacacacacacacacacacacaaaggcaaggtactctttgtgtgtatgtatatgtcgtatgttaatgaacctatgcatattcatgtaacctcaataaaagagcagtgttacgggggagcggacgagagcaactggggtcaagcgaaggaacggcgtttgtccggttctctcccgtgcacgagaaacatgaagaactttgcctacttcgtgtcttgcttgctgtgtaattatattgtcttcaacgttccagcgaataggttcaagctacaaacctatcaccaTCTGAGGAGGAGACGACGGCAGGTGGTTCTACTCTGCTGCCTTTGTGCCTCGGTGCAATCTGCTTTTTTTCAGTTGCCAAATTCATTGAAAAACAGAATTATTGTTGAATTATGAATTATTGAATTTGttaggcaaaggcggtgttttAAAGGTCTGTAGAAGGTTTGCAGCAGCTTCTCTGCCACGCCTCGAAAAATATGCTTGACTTGCAGCTTCTTCAGCTGGATGTTCGACTTTCTGCACATTTACAGTATCTGatagatggtaaatggcctgcatttgtatagcactttactcagtccctaaggacctttacactacattcagtcatccacacacacacacacacacactggtgtgtacattgtagccacagccaccctggggcgcactgacagaggcgaggctgccggacactggcgccaccgggcgctctgaccaccaccagtaggcaacgtcgtcttgcccaaggatatttggcatgcagcctggAGGCAACCTGGGATCGgaccaccgaccttctggttagtggctgacctgctctgccacctgagctacagccaccccaggaAAGTTTCTCaacgcacacaaacaaaagaaacagtttAGTAGCCTGAGACGAACTAGAACAGCAGAGCTTCATTCTGCTGTTTGATgaacattttactttatttttttccatttttaatggtgaaacaacaacatttaaagTGCAGGAACACCCGACTGACTCTGACTTTTTTCTACATGTCAGGTAACTGTTGTTGAGAAGGTCAGAGATCTTTACCCAGAATAGTTTTTGTCTGAAGAGCTCTGATCTGATAATGTGAGCtttaatttaaagtttattCTCAGGTGGGATTTTTGCATTACGCTCCGCCTTTATCTTTTTATTCTGACTCTGCTAGAACAGCTTTGCATGAGTCCAATAATCATGACTTGGCTGCTCTACACTTTTGGCTCACGCTGTTGTCTCCTCAGCTTCTTCCTTCTCAGATTGTGCCCTCGATGCTCCTGCATTCAgtgctctctgtctctgtccctgcacagctctctgacaGAGTGAGGAGGATCTTCAGCGTCCCTGGAGAGTAACATTTGCAGTGAGACCATGACTCTGGCAGGTAAATGCAGTCGCAGCACAAACCCGTTCACCTCACACGCCCTGCTCCTCTGCTTTAAACACTATACTGCGACCGATCTGTTCAAATATGAGCATGCAGTATTTGTGTCGTGCAGCGTGTCGTTATTATGTCCGCTGGTATGACATAACGAGCATGACTTACGTCGTCAGTCCTCGACTGCGTGCTCATGATTCAGCTTGATCttctgtgtgtgtcctcagcCTATAAAGAGAAGGTCAAAGAGCTCCCCCTGGTGTCTCTGTTCTGCTCATGCCTGAACCCACGCACTGCAGAAAACCCGACCTACAAGGCAGAAGGTAAAAAATCTCCTTTGCACGAGCACTGGTGTTTATTAGGGGTACAGTCGCTTATAAAAGACCGACAGCAGTCTCTGTGGCTGAAGTTTGATGCTCCTCAAACTTCAGCTCctctcttcctgtctgtctAAAACCAGCAACTTCAGCAACTACAGACAAACACAAGAACATCTCATCCACAGATGTCTCATTAGATCTGCAGTAAACCCAGGCCCACAGTCAGTGCTGACGCACGCTGATCCTTTTGTCCTAATTCTGGGTCTTTCTAAATAATCACCTTTGGAGCTAAAAGTGAGCAAGAAGCAGTTTTGTTTCCCTCTATCTAAATTTGAATCTTTTTAAAGTTATAACAGATCAGGAGTGACTGCAAACTGCAACTAAATTCTGAACATATAACTTATATTTCGGTCTTGGCGTCATTTCTACAGAGTGAAACACTTTCTGTGTTCTTCCTCCAGATCtctgactaaagtaaaacattcGATCTCAAAGTAAACCAGACTCTCCAAATCATTGACATTTTGCATTTCAGCCTAAGTTTATGCTCCAGCATTGCTCCAGCTGTCAGACGAGGTGTCCGAGTGGCCAAGGCGACGGACTGCTCATCCACTGTGCTCTGCACGCGTGGGTTTGAACCCCATCCTTCTTTCTTATCCAGCTCTTTGTACGTGTGCATAGtgacaataaaatgtgtttgctgCTATTTAAGCGATAGATCTTGGATACTTCTTGGTACATCACAAGGAACCTTTATAATCTCTTTATTGATTTGAAATGTGTTTGGTGCAGCTGACCACGTCATACTTTTACAAACGTGAAAGTTTGAGTTTTGAGCACAGTCAGTGATCATTCAGCATCCAGGCCTCTTTCCTCCTTATTACAAAGTTCCCCGAGGCTCCGTCCCAGGAATATTTGATTTATGTTTATAGCAGCATCTCATTGTGTAATCATAAAGACACATTCCTCTATTTATGGCACCAACTCTAAACATCTAGCTATGATTTAACTGCCTTCCAAACCATTAAAGATCTGTGAAAAGACCGAACtgattttaaatgcaaaaaaattacTGATTAACCCCCTAATATGTATGAAACTGTATAAATACTCAGACATTTAGCTTGATTCGATTTTAAAGCACACGTTGACATTTCTTATTAAATAAAGTGAGTTCAGTCGGTCTGTTTACAGGGATCTCATTATAGACGACTGGTCTCTCTAACCTCGAGATACAGCACATTAGTCCAGCTTCAGTTGAATCATGGAGATGAACAAAACGCTGGCTTGCCTGTGAGGAagggtttgtgtttgtttatttaaatagatatatatatttaaaagaagCAAAACCAACCCTGCTGCTATCGTTCAGCCATCCTCCAGTACACAGAATAGACTCAAGATctttttgttcttgttcttttctctgaacgtgtttccatgttttaaaatataacatGATGGCGAtgttaaagacaaacaaagaTGAGGTCATGGATTCAGCTCTGACAGTAAATGCTGCTATCCACCAACACAGATGCAGTGGACTTGGCCTGGTGCGTCATCAAAGACGTAGAAGTTATCGAGCTGAACAAACGCGCATCGGGCCAGGCCTTCGAGGTCATCCTCAAGCCCCCGTCTTTTGACGGCTTGCCTGAACTCAATGCCTCCATGCCGCAGCGCCGCGACCCATCCCTGGAGGAGATCCAGAAGAAGTTAGAGGCGGCTGAAGAGAGGCGAAAGGTGAGGGAGCGGGCGCGTCATCTGAACCGCCAGAAAACATCCGCTGTTTGTGGCTCGTTCAGCCATTGTTAAACATCTGTTAACACTCTTTGTGTGATTTATCGGAGAGACGGAAATAGGCTTAAAATGAATGAAGGGGAAGTGGGAGGGAGTATTGGAGTGAACGGAAAGAAGGAACTGAGCTGGGGGAGATGAAAAGAGGCAGATGAAAGAGCAGAGACAATCCTGTGAGGACACAAAGACAATGATTCATATTCATCCATCAGAGAGGATGATGGAGCGAGGGCAAGAGACAAACAGGGGAAAGGTGAGGAGAGTGAAAAGATTGTTAGAGATGGAAGAGCGCTCTCTGGAAACGAGGCAATTCCAATTTCTTTGGCTTTACTGGCTCACAGTGATCTAATGTATTAGTTATGAGGTTTGGCCCACCTGAGGACAAAGATTACAGGTGCTGACAACCGCACacatttcagtttgtgtctgCACCCTTCAACTAGAACATGTTTGACAGTTGAACTTTGTTGAAATAGGTGAAAACTGCAAACAGCCTGCTTATCACCTGCAGTCTGAGTATTGTGTAAAGGATGAGCAGCTGCCTTCACTTCTCCATCTTCCTCCAGTGCCAGGAGGCGGAGCTGCTGAAGCACCTGGCGGAGAAGAGAGAGCATGAGCGCGAGGTGATCCAGAAAGCTTTTGAGGAGAACAACAACTTCATCAAGAACGCCaaggagaagctggagcagaAGATGGAGGCCAACAAGGAGAACAGGGAGGCTCTGCTGGCAGCCATGCTGGAGAGGCTGCAGGAGAAGGTAACGTGGCCACGATTAAGCCCCGAGCCTCCCGACCGTTAGAGGGGAGGTCTGCAAACTGATCTCAAACAATCATTGCTTTGTGTGGTTTCTCACACAGCAGACAGCCACAGAACACCAGGGTTCATCTCCCACGTGGGaccattatttttgtttggggGGGTTAGGTAAAAATCTAGTGCTGATAATGCTGAGCAAGGTTTTTGTGGTGCTGATGTGTCAGTGTAACATATGACATGTAGTAGTTCGACAGCATTGTCACAAATGTCATATTAATGTTACTTTTACGACACCAGGCCAACCATATGTTTTATATATGCACATGTATTTGTGCTTTAACTATGGAGGCAATCTGGCCCATCTTTGACTTTAGTAAAATAAAGCAGCATGAAAAGGTCGTTTATGTGTCTTTGTTCAAACAGAACACGTTTAACTTTGGAGAGACAAActctgctgcttctcttttcATCCAGTCTTCATGATATCCTGGGATAACGTAGAAactcctttttattttgcttttgcagaCAGGAATCAGCTCCCTGCACACCTGTCAATCATAAATAGCCACGCCCTTAACCTTAAGCCTGATCTGTATCCAGATGGATGAGCCTGACCCACCGTAGAGTTAATATGGCAGGGACCGTTTTTGTACTGGgctgtaaacctgctgtttGGTGCAGCGTAGTTGGACAGTTAAACGTGGGAGTCTGTGGGGAGGTTTGCTACATTATTGCAAACTGTCTTTTAAATTTGacttttgaatgtttttcttctttttctcttgctAAAAAGGATTTATGCAAGCTTTGAAGTTAGAGGGCagcagttttatattttctcaCAGCCAGCTAATAGCTTCGGATGAAGTTACACTGATATTTGTCCATGTGTATCGCAGACTGTGAAAACGACTCTTTACTGTCTCGTGTGTTATTTCTGAACCCAAACTTGTTGCCAGGCAACTTGTTGCCAGGCAACTTGTTGCCAGGCAACTTGTTGCCAGGCAACTTGTTGCCAGGCAACTTGTAGCAACACTAATGAAACGTTGCTGGTTTTAGTCTAACACAGAGTGAACATCAACAAGttcatgtttttactgtttcagcTACAAAGTTACAGACATGAGAGACATATTGAGCAAAAcgtcaaacacacactgagagcTAAACACGAGTTTTTTGAGTGTAAATGAAGCGAAGCTTCAGCTGAACTTTCTCTTCTGGTTTGGCACTGCTCACAAACCTGATCAGCAACCATGAATATTAGTGCaatgaaataaagttttttcaGTTCTTCCCCACTCGCTCTCATTCAAACCTTTACGCCGGCGTCTCCTTCATTAATGAAAATATCTTCCTAAATGATAATGGCACTCATGTTTCTGTGTCTGGCAGGACAAACATGCAGAGGAAGTGAGGAAGAACAAGGAGATGAAGGAGGAGGCCTGCCGGTAGacgaaaaaaaataaaaagggggaAAACAGTGCATTAAAAGAAGAACTCAACAGCAACTAGGGCAGattttggttttcatatttGATGTATGCTGCGATGATTCTGAGCAAGCTGTATAAAGTTTAGCCACTCTTGATGTtaaaatttctcttttttctaaaggaacgtgggagggtggggggggggggggacgtcGGCGctaatgttttttaaagtggaaCAGCCATCCAATCATGactgagtaaaaaaaaggaattagagctcctgttttctgtgttcagcATCAGGAGATGATTTTAGTgaagctgtgttttttcttgGCAACGCTTCCAGTTTGGCACAGCCAGAGACGCAGTTTCTCTCCAATTAGACTAAGTATGTGATCATTACCTCATAAAACCTGAAAATCTGTGATGTGCTTTATTCAGACTGGACACAGTAGTTTCAGAGCCTCACTCAGCCATAACCAACTCCACTCCACTGAAAACCAGGATTCATTAAATACACAGGACCAgctttaaatatgaaaacacaaaGTGATCTCGGTCCACATGCTCATACTTCTCACTGTTTCTTTCACTCCGTCTGGGGTTTGTCTGTGAATCTCACTAATGCTTTATGAATATGAAACAAATAACTGGGGGGGGGACTTTAGCTGTAGTGTAGTCGTAGATCAGTGACATGCATTTGAGTCTCTTAGAGTTAGAGCACTGATTGCACTCTTATTTCATTAAGCACAAGTCAAAGCACACACGGTATTCATACCAGAAGAGCAGTGAACATatacagtaaaaacattcaCATTACGAGGAGGTGAAACAGTGACTGACTGCAGTTCACAGTTTGGACGTATTTCTGGCTTCGGTGGGTCGATTTGTGATCTGACCGACTTGCTTTGGTGTCTCTGATTGTTTATGGTTTTCACAGCAATTCCAacctaaaacattaaaatggggATCAAATGTGCTTAAGTGGTTTGGTCATGCTGATTTGATTGAAGTGTCTCAAATGTTTGCGCTGTAACGGGGGAGTCGTACATGGGCTT comes from the Astatotilapia calliptera chromosome 15, fAstCal1.2, whole genome shotgun sequence genome and includes:
- the stmn4 gene encoding stathmin-4 — protein: MTLAAYKEKVKELPLVSLFCSCLNPRTAENPTYKAEDAVDLAWCVIKDVEVIELNKRASGQAFEVILKPPSFDGLPELNASMPQRRDPSLEEIQKKLEAAEERRKCQEAELLKHLAEKREHEREVIQKAFEENNNFIKNAKEKLEQKMEANKENREALLAAMLERLQEKDKHAEEVRKNKEMKEEACR